From one Zhongshania sp. R06B22 genomic stretch:
- a CDS encoding hydroxymethylglutaryl-CoA lyase, which translates to MAKIFPSRARIVEVGPRDGLQNEKQPIDIDTRVQLINKLADAGLSYIEVGSFVSPKWVPQMAGSDQVFAGIERKQGVHYIALTPNLRGYEQAVLARASEVAIFTTASEAFAQKNTNCSIAENLERFTPIIAQAKAQGMPVRGYISCIAGCPYEGDIPPEAVAQLAVKLIDMGCYEISLGDTIGSGTPEQISAILKVILQQVPADKLAVHFHDTNGRALENIRVALQSGITVIDSAIGGLGGCPYAEGASGNVATESVIGLLDELNIAHGINLPKLLQASAFITQALKS; encoded by the coding sequence ATGGCAAAGATATTCCCAAGCAGGGCACGCATCGTCGAGGTCGGTCCACGCGATGGCCTCCAAAATGAAAAGCAGCCTATCGATATCGACACCCGTGTGCAGCTCATCAATAAACTTGCTGACGCCGGTCTTAGCTATATCGAAGTAGGTAGTTTTGTCAGCCCGAAGTGGGTGCCGCAAATGGCCGGTAGCGACCAAGTGTTTGCCGGCATAGAGCGCAAGCAAGGTGTTCACTATATTGCCCTGACTCCCAATCTGCGCGGTTATGAACAAGCGGTTCTCGCCCGTGCTAGCGAAGTGGCGATTTTCACCACCGCCTCTGAGGCCTTTGCCCAGAAAAACACCAATTGCTCCATCGCCGAAAACCTTGAACGCTTCACGCCAATTATTGCACAAGCCAAAGCGCAGGGAATGCCGGTACGCGGCTATATCTCCTGTATTGCTGGCTGCCCATACGAAGGTGATATTCCCCCGGAGGCAGTCGCGCAGCTCGCCGTAAAATTAATTGACATGGGCTGCTACGAAATCTCACTGGGCGACACCATTGGCAGCGGCACGCCAGAACAAATCAGCGCTATTTTAAAAGTGATATTACAACAGGTCCCAGCAGACAAACTTGCTGTGCACTTTCACGACACCAATGGCCGCGCCTTAGAAAATATTCGCGTGGCACTGCAGTCAGGTATTACCGTGATTGATAGCGCGATAGGCGGATTGGGTGGCTGCCCCTACGCCGAAGGCGCCTCAGGTAATGTGGCAACCGAATCAGTCATCGGCTTATTGGATGAACTCAATATTGCCCACGGCATTAATCTTCCCAAGCTTTTGCAAGCAAGTGCATTTATTACTCAGGCACTAAAGAGCTAA
- a CDS encoding acetyl/propionyl/methylcrotonyl-CoA carboxylase subunit alpha: protein MFDKILIANRGEIACRVIKTAREMGILTVAVYSDADRNALHVSMADEAIYIGASPARESYLDVDKIIDAAKISGAQAVHPGYGFLSENAEFCRRCAAENIVFIGPPTSAIVAMGSKAAAKDIMGKAGVPLVPGYHGDDQNPEIIRQAANDMGYPVLLKATAGGGGKGMRQVWSADEFDSALQAAKREALNGFGDDTMLVEKYLTQPRHIEIQVFCDSHGNAVYLFERDCSIQRRHQKVIEEAPAPGLSAALRSEMGNAAVRAAQAIDYVGAGTVEFLLDSDGSFYFMEMNTRLQVEHPVTEMITGLDLVDWQLRVAAGGVLPLKQDELQIRGHAIEARIYAEDPDNEFLPQTGTLHFLETPSESAHVRIDTGVRETDEVSVFYDPMIAKLIVWDEDRDAALRRLSSALKQYRISGVINNIDFLHTLSRHPAFVAADFDTGFIGKHEASLIGITQAQNPSSLALAALYLVLAQKQRIHDFAEASGEANSPWNNPHNWRPNQDAEHRFTLKSGDDLHTVAVTAQSSAMDSAFLIHCNDTAFNASGELAGRVLKADINGRQLTATISAHGGSYSLFSAEPTMHFAIHGPDLGDNSNDAGEDQLVAPMNGTVVSHLVDTGSTVVKGTPLMIMEAMKMEHTIRAPADGIVKAFYFQAGELVSGGAELIQFERAE, encoded by the coding sequence ATGTTCGACAAAATTTTAATCGCAAACCGTGGTGAAATTGCCTGCCGAGTTATTAAGACGGCGCGTGAAATGGGTATTCTCACTGTGGCTGTTTACAGTGATGCCGATCGCAATGCGCTGCATGTCAGCATGGCTGACGAAGCCATTTATATTGGCGCATCACCGGCTAGAGAATCCTATTTAGATGTCGATAAAATTATTGACGCAGCAAAAATAAGCGGAGCTCAAGCCGTTCATCCCGGTTATGGTTTTCTATCTGAAAACGCTGAGTTTTGTCGCCGCTGCGCAGCCGAGAATATCGTTTTTATTGGTCCGCCAACCAGCGCAATAGTGGCGATGGGATCGAAAGCTGCCGCCAAAGATATTATGGGGAAAGCCGGCGTACCACTGGTTCCCGGTTATCACGGCGACGACCAGAATCCAGAGATCATTCGTCAAGCCGCTAATGATATGGGCTACCCGGTATTGTTAAAAGCCACAGCCGGTGGCGGCGGTAAGGGTATGCGACAAGTGTGGAGCGCCGACGAGTTCGACAGCGCGCTGCAGGCCGCAAAGCGCGAAGCCCTCAATGGCTTCGGCGACGATACGATGTTGGTAGAAAAGTATCTTACCCAGCCACGCCATATCGAAATTCAAGTTTTTTGCGACAGCCACGGCAACGCTGTTTATCTGTTTGAACGCGACTGCTCTATTCAGCGCCGCCATCAAAAGGTCATTGAAGAAGCACCCGCGCCGGGTTTAAGTGCGGCACTGCGCAGTGAAATGGGTAATGCCGCGGTGCGCGCCGCGCAAGCCATAGACTATGTTGGCGCCGGCACCGTTGAGTTTTTATTAGATAGCGACGGTAGTTTCTATTTTATGGAAATGAATACCCGCTTACAGGTTGAGCACCCGGTCACTGAAATGATCACTGGCCTCGATCTAGTCGACTGGCAGCTCCGCGTTGCCGCCGGCGGTGTATTGCCACTGAAGCAAGATGAACTGCAAATTCGCGGTCACGCCATAGAAGCGCGCATCTATGCAGAAGACCCCGACAATGAGTTTTTGCCGCAAACAGGCACCCTCCACTTTTTAGAAACCCCGTCTGAATCCGCCCACGTTCGCATTGATACCGGTGTGCGCGAAACCGACGAGGTCAGTGTGTTTTACGACCCGATGATTGCCAAGCTAATCGTTTGGGATGAAGACCGCGACGCCGCGCTGCGCCGCCTGAGTAGCGCACTTAAGCAATACCGTATCAGCGGCGTCATCAATAATATCGATTTTCTGCACACCCTCAGTCGCCATCCGGCCTTTGTTGCTGCCGATTTCGACACCGGTTTTATCGGCAAGCATGAAGCCAGTTTAATCGGCATCACCCAAGCCCAAAATCCAAGCAGCCTTGCCCTCGCCGCCTTGTATTTAGTGCTGGCACAAAAGCAGCGCATCCATGACTTTGCAGAAGCCAGTGGCGAGGCAAATTCACCCTGGAACAATCCCCACAACTGGCGCCCCAACCAAGACGCAGAACATCGCTTTACACTCAAAAGTGGTGACGATCTGCATACGGTAGCGGTGACAGCCCAATCGAGCGCCATGGATTCTGCGTTTTTGATTCACTGCAATGACACCGCCTTTAACGCAAGCGGCGAGCTAGCAGGCCGAGTACTGAAAGCAGATATAAATGGCCGCCAACTCACCGCCACCATTTCTGCGCACGGCGGCAGCTATAGTCTATTCAGTGCAGAGCCCACAATGCACTTCGCTATTCACGGGCCGGACTTGGGCGACAACAGCAATGACGCCGGTGAAGACCAATTAGTCGCCCCCATGAACGGCACCGTGGTAAGCCACTTGGTGGATACCGGCAGCACCGTCGTCAAGGGCACTCCGCTGATGATTATGGAGGCCATGAAAATGGAGCACACCATTCGCGCACCCGCAGACGGCATCGTCAAGGCTTTCTATTTTCAAGCCGGCGAGCTAGTCAGCGGCGGCGCTGAGTTAATTCAATTTGAGCGAGCTGAATAA
- a CDS encoding acetoacetate--CoA ligase has protein sequence MAQCLWQAPPSRIANAKLTQFQHKIEAENGASFASYDALYTWSIDCPDLFWAAVWEFCGVRSSAPYRSVIRAGKSFSDTIWFEGAKLNYAENLLRRRDDKTAIVSLLENGQRRSLSYAQLYKQVEQLAAALRAQGVSSGDRVAGIMPNIPEALIAMLATASIGAIWSSCSPDFGSQGILDRFAQIQPKVLFCSDGYYYNGKTIHSLDIVKSVADSIPELKKIVVVALISESSDISAIEDATHYSDLLANAPLSPLVFEQLPFDHPLYILYSSGTTGVPKCIVHSAGGTLLQHLKEHALHTDIQTDDVLFYYTTCGWMMWNWLVSGLANECTLVLYDGSPLAGNNTLLLDAIDQEGISVFGTSARYIASLEKAGITPRESHSLASLKTILSTGSPLSDESFNYVYRDIKTDVCLSSISGGTDIVSCFVLGNPLLPVYSGEIQCRGLGMAVEIWNDDGKAVYQEKGELVCTAPFPSCPVGFWNDASGEKFHDAYFATFPGIWAHSDYAEITVNNGVIIHGRSDAVLNPGGVRIGTAEIYRQVAKVEQVIDSVVVGQDWQNDVRVILFVVLAEGISLNDELIKTIKTTIRSNATPRHVPAKVLQVPDIPRTISGKTVELAVRETLHGRAVKNTDALANPEALGYFKDLQELQN, from the coding sequence ATGGCCCAATGTTTATGGCAAGCTCCGCCAAGTCGAATAGCCAACGCCAAGCTCACTCAATTTCAGCACAAGATTGAAGCTGAAAATGGGGCTAGCTTTGCCAGCTACGACGCGCTTTATACTTGGTCTATAGATTGTCCGGACTTATTTTGGGCTGCGGTGTGGGAGTTTTGCGGGGTACGCAGCTCGGCGCCCTACCGCTCAGTCATCCGCGCTGGAAAGTCGTTTTCCGATACCATCTGGTTCGAGGGCGCAAAGCTTAACTACGCAGAAAATTTACTGCGCCGCCGCGACGACAAAACAGCCATTGTCTCGCTGCTTGAAAATGGCCAACGCCGCAGTCTCTCTTATGCACAATTATATAAACAAGTAGAACAACTGGCAGCGGCGCTGCGCGCTCAGGGTGTCAGCTCTGGAGACCGCGTTGCCGGCATTATGCCCAATATTCCGGAAGCGCTAATCGCCATGTTAGCGACCGCGAGTATTGGTGCAATCTGGTCTTCCTGCTCGCCAGATTTTGGCAGCCAAGGCATTTTGGATCGCTTTGCACAAATCCAACCTAAGGTTCTTTTTTGTAGCGACGGCTATTATTACAACGGTAAAACGATTCACTCCCTAGACATCGTGAAATCTGTCGCTGACAGTATTCCTGAATTAAAGAAAATAGTGGTAGTCGCCCTCATTTCTGAATCATCAGATATTAGCGCCATTGAAGACGCGACGCACTACTCAGACTTGCTAGCGAATGCCCCGCTAAGTCCGCTGGTTTTTGAGCAACTGCCCTTTGATCACCCGCTTTATATTCTGTATTCATCCGGCACCACCGGTGTACCCAAGTGCATCGTTCACAGTGCCGGTGGCACATTGCTGCAACATCTAAAAGAACACGCCCTGCATACCGACATCCAAACTGACGACGTGCTGTTCTACTACACCACCTGCGGCTGGATGATGTGGAACTGGCTAGTCTCAGGTTTAGCGAACGAATGCACCCTTGTGCTATATGACGGCTCACCGCTGGCAGGCAATAATACCCTGCTACTAGACGCGATTGATCAGGAAGGCATTTCCGTTTTCGGCACCAGCGCCCGCTACATTGCCTCGCTGGAAAAAGCCGGCATTACACCGCGCGAGTCCCATTCGCTGGCCAGTTTAAAAACTATTTTATCTACCGGCTCACCGCTGAGCGATGAAAGCTTCAACTATGTATACCGCGATATAAAAACCGATGTGTGTCTGTCATCCATTAGCGGCGGCACCGATATTGTTTCCTGCTTTGTCTTGGGTAATCCACTGCTGCCGGTATACAGCGGCGAAATTCAGTGCCGTGGCCTAGGCATGGCAGTAGAAATTTGGAATGACGATGGCAAGGCTGTCTATCAAGAAAAAGGCGAGCTGGTATGCACTGCGCCCTTCCCTAGCTGCCCTGTTGGCTTTTGGAATGATGCCAGCGGTGAAAAATTTCACGACGCTTATTTCGCTACTTTCCCCGGCATTTGGGCGCACAGCGATTACGCCGAAATCACGGTCAACAATGGCGTTATAATTCATGGCCGCAGTGACGCGGTGCTCAATCCCGGCGGCGTCCGTATCGGCACCGCAGAGATTTATCGTCAGGTTGCCAAAGTTGAGCAAGTGATAGATTCAGTGGTGGTGGGACAAGACTGGCAAAACGATGTGCGGGTCATTCTATTCGTGGTCTTAGCTGAGGGTATTAGCTTGAACGATGAACTGATCAAAACCATCAAAACCACTATTCGCAGCAACGCCACGCCAAGACACGTTCCAGCTAAAGTTCTGCAAGTGCCAGACATACCCCGCACCATCAGTGGTAAAACCGTCGAGCTTGCTGTTAGAGAAACCCTGCACGGGCGGGCTGTGAAGAACACCGACGCCTTGGCCAACCCTGAAGCCCTTGGGTATTTTAAAGATTTACAAGAGCTACAAAACTAA
- a CDS encoding carboxyl transferase domain-containing protein, giving the protein MTVLTSSINPRDPSFIENAEHMQAQVDDLKQLVATINQGGGEKSQRRHQDRGKLLPRERISALVDVGAPFLELSQLAAYKVYDDEIAAAGLITGIGRVCGQECMIIVNDATVKGGTYFPLSVKKHLRAQTIAQENHLPCIYLVDSGGANLPHQDEVFPDREHFGRIFFNQANMSAMGIPQIAVVMGSCTAGGAYVPAMADESIIVKEQGTIFLAGPPLVKAATGEVVSAEALGGADVHCKVSGVADHYAQNDHHALQIARNAVKRLNRRKPISMDISPSVEPAFSPQEIYGVVPKDSRKPYDVREVIARIVDGSDFDEFKALFGTTLVCGFARIFGYPVGIVANNGILFSESAQKGAHFIELCAQRKIPLIFLQNITGFMVGQQYESGGIAKHGAKMVTAVACAQVPKLTVLIGGSFGAGNYGMCGRAYDPRFMFMWPNARISVMGGEQAAGVMAQIKRDQYERDNKDWPSDEEKAFKQPILDTYEEQGHPYYASARLWDDGVIDPADTRMVLGLSLSASLNKPIEDTKFGVFRM; this is encoded by the coding sequence ATGACTGTACTGACATCGAGCATTAATCCACGCGATCCAAGCTTTATTGAAAACGCCGAACACATGCAAGCGCAAGTCGACGACTTAAAGCAGCTAGTCGCTACCATTAATCAAGGCGGTGGCGAAAAGTCACAGCGGCGCCATCAAGACAGGGGCAAGCTGCTGCCCCGCGAGCGAATCAGTGCCTTAGTGGATGTCGGCGCGCCCTTTTTAGAGCTGTCGCAACTGGCTGCCTATAAAGTCTATGATGATGAAATCGCAGCTGCGGGCTTAATCACCGGTATCGGCCGGGTCTGTGGCCAAGAATGCATGATCATTGTTAATGACGCCACGGTGAAAGGCGGCACTTACTTTCCGCTGTCGGTAAAGAAACATTTACGCGCGCAAACCATCGCCCAAGAAAATCATTTGCCCTGTATTTACTTGGTCGACTCCGGCGGTGCCAATTTGCCACATCAAGACGAAGTGTTTCCAGATCGCGAGCACTTTGGTCGAATATTCTTCAACCAAGCAAATATGTCTGCAATGGGTATTCCGCAAATCGCTGTGGTCATGGGTAGCTGCACCGCAGGCGGCGCCTATGTGCCGGCTATGGCGGACGAATCTATTATTGTTAAAGAACAGGGCACAATTTTTCTAGCCGGCCCGCCATTGGTTAAAGCGGCGACCGGTGAAGTGGTTAGCGCCGAAGCCTTGGGCGGCGCAGATGTACACTGCAAAGTCTCCGGCGTTGCCGACCACTACGCCCAAAATGATCACCATGCCCTGCAAATAGCGCGCAATGCAGTAAAACGTTTGAATCGTCGCAAACCAATATCTATGGATATTAGCCCCAGCGTCGAGCCCGCGTTTTCACCCCAAGAAATTTACGGTGTGGTTCCCAAAGACAGCCGCAAACCCTACGACGTAAGAGAAGTGATTGCGCGGATTGTAGATGGCTCCGACTTCGACGAATTCAAAGCCCTATTTGGTACAACCTTGGTATGTGGCTTCGCCCGCATCTTTGGCTATCCGGTTGGCATTGTGGCCAACAACGGTATTCTGTTTTCAGAATCGGCACAGAAAGGCGCGCACTTTATTGAGCTGTGTGCGCAACGCAAAATTCCGCTGATCTTTTTGCAAAACATCACCGGCTTTATGGTTGGCCAGCAATACGAATCTGGCGGCATTGCCAAGCACGGCGCAAAAATGGTGACCGCCGTCGCCTGCGCCCAAGTGCCTAAACTCACGGTACTTATTGGTGGCTCATTCGGCGCGGGCAACTACGGTATGTGCGGCCGCGCTTACGACCCGCGCTTTATGTTTATGTGGCCCAATGCCCGCATCTCGGTTATGGGTGGCGAACAAGCCGCTGGCGTTATGGCGCAAATCAAACGCGACCAATATGAGCGCGACAATAAAGACTGGCCGAGCGACGAAGAAAAAGCCTTTAAGCAACCTATTCTCGACACCTACGAGGAACAGGGCCACCCCTACTACGCGTCGGCAAGACTATGGGACGATGGTGTTATCGATCCTGCCGATACGCGCATGGTGCTGGGCTTAAGCCTGTCGGCCAGCTTGAACAAGCCCATAGAAGACACCAAGTTTGGGGTCTTTAGGATGTAA
- a CDS encoding sulfotransferase family protein — protein sequence MSTEQQSTDFAIPEVDLTATTLLAAAMDATGLSDFGDESFREPLDVLIKSLNEEANLNAGGRFGQYQRILNILINRLRVEGWIDKHPEILDEEISAPVVIIGLQRTGSTFFHRILAADKRFYAPLWYEVRNPAPELEWDFTGKDARITSAEAEVAAMLEANPEIAAIHPMDPVAADEDILLLEHSFYSTVPDAFCNVPTYGKWNDEHDNTPAYQYLKRLLQFLQWQKKQIGQVAERWLLKTPHHIHHIATLLKIFPDAKIVQTHRDPLQTIPSAASMNYNLWIMCSDKVDGKVVGEQWAAKYARGTLHTLKIRDQQPQAFLDVWYKDTVVDPLSSVKKVYDFIGMDLTDTARAAMEKHQEDNRRDSRPSHEYTLEQFGLTEEGLKQQFAEYRKRFVD from the coding sequence AGCGACCACTTTATTGGCAGCAGCTATGGATGCCACCGGCTTATCTGATTTTGGTGATGAATCTTTTCGTGAACCATTGGATGTCTTGATCAAGTCATTAAACGAAGAGGCCAATCTCAATGCCGGCGGCCGCTTTGGTCAGTACCAACGTATTCTCAATATTCTAATTAATCGTCTGCGAGTGGAGGGGTGGATTGATAAACATCCAGAGATTCTTGACGAAGAAATTAGCGCGCCAGTCGTAATTATTGGTTTGCAGCGAACGGGTTCGACCTTCTTTCATCGCATACTCGCTGCGGATAAACGCTTTTACGCACCGCTGTGGTATGAAGTGCGTAACCCCGCACCGGAATTAGAGTGGGACTTTACAGGTAAGGACGCGCGCATTACTTCTGCCGAGGCTGAAGTGGCCGCCATGTTAGAGGCAAATCCAGAAATCGCCGCTATTCATCCCATGGACCCGGTGGCTGCTGATGAAGACATACTGCTACTGGAACACAGTTTTTATAGCACCGTGCCCGATGCTTTTTGCAATGTGCCGACCTATGGCAAGTGGAACGATGAGCACGACAACACACCGGCCTACCAATATCTGAAACGCCTATTGCAATTTTTGCAGTGGCAGAAAAAACAAATAGGCCAAGTCGCCGAGCGCTGGCTGCTAAAAACGCCGCATCATATCCACCACATCGCGACTTTGTTAAAGATATTTCCAGACGCTAAAATTGTTCAGACTCACCGCGATCCACTGCAGACCATTCCCTCCGCCGCAAGCATGAATTACAACCTATGGATTATGTGCAGCGATAAGGTGGACGGAAAAGTAGTTGGCGAGCAGTGGGCTGCAAAATATGCCCGCGGCACATTACACACGCTAAAAATCCGTGATCAACAGCCGCAGGCATTTTTGGACGTGTGGTATAAAGACACCGTGGTTGACCCGCTGTCATCGGTAAAGAAAGTCTATGATTTTATTGGCATGGACCTTACCGATACCGCCCGCGCCGCCATGGAGAAACATCAGGAAGATAATCGCCGCGACAGTCGTCCCAGCCATGAATATACCCTGGAGCAGTTTGGTTTAACGGAAGAAGGCTTAAAGCAACAATTTGCGGAATACCGAAAGCGTTTTGTTGATTAA